A window from Dioscorea cayenensis subsp. rotundata cultivar TDr96_F1 chromosome 10, TDr96_F1_v2_PseudoChromosome.rev07_lg8_w22 25.fasta, whole genome shotgun sequence encodes these proteins:
- the LOC120270296 gene encoding beta-galactosidase 15-like, producing MGSMNRGYRRQLAYPGRATGIYTQLSAGLCQVGLKGEAAKYYAPEEQENVDWVDLQLGAPSAFIWYKTYFDAPKGSDPVAIDLGSMGKGFAWINGHGLGRYWSLVAPKSGCPKTCDYRGTYKESKCVTNCGELTQSWYHIPREWLQDSNNLLVIFEETGGNPLKISLKTHYTKTVCAKVSENDYPPLSSWWHPNIVSGKKSFSDVPPEIHLRCDDGHVISGITFASFGNSGGSCQKFSVGHCHASSSLSVVQTACLGKNKCKVSVSNATFGKDPCRGTLKSLAVEAECTSSSNFSDLHAMNLLEYQKTVEESRESFSASA from the exons atggggagtatgaaccggggtTATCGAAGGCAACTAGCCTATCCTGgtcgagctacaggtatttacacgcagttatcagcaggtctgtgtcag GTGGGGTTGAAGGGGGAAGCTGCAAAATACTATGCTCCAGAAGAGCAAGAAAATGTAGATTGGGTGGATTTGCAACTTGGTGCTCCATCTGCCTTTATATGGTACAAG ACATATTTTGATGCACCTAAAGGAAGTGATCCTGTTGCTATTGATCTGGGGAGTATGGGAAAGGGTTTTGCCTGGATAAATGGTCATGGACTAGGAAGATATTGGTCACTAGTTGCCCCAAAAAGTGGATGCCCCAAAACTTGTGATTATCGTGGAACATATAAAGAGAGCAAATGCGTGACAAATTGTGGGGAGCTGACTCAAAGCTG GTACCACATTCCCAGAGAATGGTTGCAGGATTCCAATAATCTACTTGTTATCTTCGAGGAGACTGGTGGGAACCCATTAAAGATATCACTGAAGACACACTATACCAAAACAGTATGTGCAAAGGTATCAGAAAATGATTACCCACCTCTCAGTTCCTGGTGGCACCCTAACATTGTTAGTGGAAAGAAATCATTTAGTGATGTGCCTCCAGAAATACACTTACGATGTGATGATGGCCATGTGATTTCTGGCATAACATTCGCAAGCTTTGGGAATTCTGGTGGGAGCTGCCAAAAGTTCTCAGTTGGACATTGCCATGCATCAAGTTCATTATCTGTGGTGCAGACG gctTGTCTAGGAAAAAACAAATGTAAAGTCAGTGTATCAAATGCAACATTCGGTAAAGACCCATGCCGAGGCACTCTTAAAAGTTTGGCGGTTGAAGCAGAGTGTACCTCCTCTTCGAATTTCTCTGACTTACATGCTATGAATCTGCTGGAGTATCAAAAGACGGTAGAGGAAAGCAGAGAGAGTTTCTCCGCATCTGCCTAG